From Vitis vinifera cultivar Pinot Noir 40024 chromosome 5, ASM3070453v1, the proteins below share one genomic window:
- the LOC100244691 gene encoding plant UBX domain-containing protein 11 isoform X1, whose translation MERSLPSLTFKGSISEAIVEAKRQRKLFVVYISGEDAESIRLENSTWADLNVAEKLSKYCILLHILEGSTEASHFSAIYPQKPAPCITVIGYNGVQLWQNEGFVAAEILASNLEKTWLSLHIQETTATVLTAALASKKSDPLASGAPNIASLQPGSSSSMDVPSSSINKDVKSSEARPLVASEIIEENKSCEHPVKENIEVGDATSSKVLHANELDSGENEQPTSLNATAKELLPITADHNNSEGCPISPTVKDGCPVPEENSNFTNPHLEVSEGSSQSIPTEVNQAVVGTKTENVEDQKAGTLDISTNKSTDVHLNIRLPNGNSLQEKFPVTSTLSMVKDFVDQNQASGIGSYDLAVPYPRKVFKGQDLSKSLSDLGLLNRQALMVVPHQRAVAHRRGVSSSRDLTNSTNDSGSANDSNGGYFALLRSFLSYLNPLSYLGSTANSSNSEQESQNSMWEYRPNPALQNNLRARGTERPFTRPSPDQSGSTTSRSDERSKQPTASRYGSNIHTLKHDEDDDRFSDRNAFWNGNSTQYGGNNNDN comes from the exons GTGAAGATGCAGAATCAATTCGTTTAGAAAATTCAACATGGGCAGATCTGAAT GTGGCAGAAAAGCTATCAAAGTACTGTATTCTATTACACATCTTGGAGGGAAGTACTGAGGCATCACATTTTTCTGCAATAT ACCCGCAGAAACCTGCCCCTTGTATAACAGTTATTGGGTACAATGGCGTGCAACTTTGGCAGAATG AAGGCTTTGTTGCTGCTGAAATTCTGGCATCAAATCTTGAAAAGACATGGCTGAGTCTTCATATTCAG GAAACAACAGCAACTGTCTTAACTGCGGCCCTTGCATCGAAGAAATCTGATCCATTGGCTTCTGGGGCTCCTAATATTGCCTCACTTCAGCCAGGAAGTTCTTCAAGCATGGATGTTCCTTCATCTTCAATAAATAAAGATGTTAAATCCTCAGAGGCTAGACCCTTAGTTGCTTCTGAGATAATAGAGGAAAATAAAAGTTGTGAACACCCAGTTAAG GAGAATATTGAAGTAGGTGATGCCACATCCTCAAAGGTTCTTCATGCCAATGAGTTGGACAGTGGTGAGAATGAACAGCCAACCTCTTTGAATGCAACAGCAAAAGAATTGCTTCCTATAACAGCAGATCACAACAATTCTGAAGGTTGTCCTATATCTCCCACCGTTAAAGATGGATGTCCTGTCCCAGAAGAAAACAGCAATTTCACCAATCCTCATCTAGAAGTTTCCGAAGGATCTTCACAGTCTATTCCTACTGAAGTGAATCAAGCTGTAGTAGGTACAAAGACTGAAAATGTAGAAGATCAGAAGGCTGGTACATTGGATATTTCTACAAATAAATCAACTGATGTTCATTTGAACATCCGATTGCCTAATGGCAATAGTCTACAAGAGAAATTTCCTGTGACAAGCACCTTGAGTATGGTTAAAGACTTTGTGGATCAAAACCAAGCAAGTGGTATCGGCTCTTATGACCTAGCTGTTCCTTATCCTCGGAAGGTATTCAAGGGTCAAG ATCTGAGCAAATCATTATCAGACTTGGGATTGCTCAATAGACAAGCACTGATGGTGGTTCCACATCAACGAGCTGTGGCTCACCGTAGAGGAGTGTCTTCATCCAGAGATCTAACAAATTCTACCAATGATTCTGGTTCAGCAAATGACAGCAATGGAGGATATTTTGCACTCTTGAGAAGTTTCCTATCTTACTTGAATCCTCTCTCCTATCTTGGTAGTACTGCCAATTCATCAAATTCTGAACAGGAATCCCAAAACAGCATGTGGGAATATC GACCAAACCCTGCACTTCAGAACAACCTCAGAGCCAGAGGAACAGAGAGACCCTTTACTCGCCCCTCCCCAGATCAAAGCGGTTCTACCACCAGCAGAAGTGATGAAAGGAGCAAGCAACCAACAGCCTCCAGGTATGGGAGCAACATTCACACATTGAAGcatgatgaggatgatgatcGGTTCAGTGACAGAAACGCCTTCTGGAATGGGAACTCTACACAGTATGGTGGCAACAACAACGACAACTGA
- the LOC100244691 gene encoding plant UBX domain-containing protein 11 isoform X2 → MERSLPSLTFKGSISEAIVEAKRQRKLFVVYISGEDAESIRLENSTWADLNVAEKLSKYCILLHILEGSTEASHFSAIYPQKPAPCITVIGYNGVQLWQNEGFVAAEILASNLEKTWLSLHIQETTATVLTAALASKKSDPLASGAPNIASLQPGSSSSMDVPSSSINKDVKSSEARPLVASEIIEENKSCEHPVKNIEVGDATSSKVLHANELDSGENEQPTSLNATAKELLPITADHNNSEGCPISPTVKDGCPVPEENSNFTNPHLEVSEGSSQSIPTEVNQAVVGTKTENVEDQKAGTLDISTNKSTDVHLNIRLPNGNSLQEKFPVTSTLSMVKDFVDQNQASGIGSYDLAVPYPRKVFKGQDLSKSLSDLGLLNRQALMVVPHQRAVAHRRGVSSSRDLTNSTNDSGSANDSNGGYFALLRSFLSYLNPLSYLGSTANSSNSEQESQNSMWEYRPNPALQNNLRARGTERPFTRPSPDQSGSTTSRSDERSKQPTASRYGSNIHTLKHDEDDDRFSDRNAFWNGNSTQYGGNNNDN, encoded by the exons GTGAAGATGCAGAATCAATTCGTTTAGAAAATTCAACATGGGCAGATCTGAAT GTGGCAGAAAAGCTATCAAAGTACTGTATTCTATTACACATCTTGGAGGGAAGTACTGAGGCATCACATTTTTCTGCAATAT ACCCGCAGAAACCTGCCCCTTGTATAACAGTTATTGGGTACAATGGCGTGCAACTTTGGCAGAATG AAGGCTTTGTTGCTGCTGAAATTCTGGCATCAAATCTTGAAAAGACATGGCTGAGTCTTCATATTCAG GAAACAACAGCAACTGTCTTAACTGCGGCCCTTGCATCGAAGAAATCTGATCCATTGGCTTCTGGGGCTCCTAATATTGCCTCACTTCAGCCAGGAAGTTCTTCAAGCATGGATGTTCCTTCATCTTCAATAAATAAAGATGTTAAATCCTCAGAGGCTAGACCCTTAGTTGCTTCTGAGATAATAGAGGAAAATAAAAGTTGTGAACACCCAGTTAAG AATATTGAAGTAGGTGATGCCACATCCTCAAAGGTTCTTCATGCCAATGAGTTGGACAGTGGTGAGAATGAACAGCCAACCTCTTTGAATGCAACAGCAAAAGAATTGCTTCCTATAACAGCAGATCACAACAATTCTGAAGGTTGTCCTATATCTCCCACCGTTAAAGATGGATGTCCTGTCCCAGAAGAAAACAGCAATTTCACCAATCCTCATCTAGAAGTTTCCGAAGGATCTTCACAGTCTATTCCTACTGAAGTGAATCAAGCTGTAGTAGGTACAAAGACTGAAAATGTAGAAGATCAGAAGGCTGGTACATTGGATATTTCTACAAATAAATCAACTGATGTTCATTTGAACATCCGATTGCCTAATGGCAATAGTCTACAAGAGAAATTTCCTGTGACAAGCACCTTGAGTATGGTTAAAGACTTTGTGGATCAAAACCAAGCAAGTGGTATCGGCTCTTATGACCTAGCTGTTCCTTATCCTCGGAAGGTATTCAAGGGTCAAG ATCTGAGCAAATCATTATCAGACTTGGGATTGCTCAATAGACAAGCACTGATGGTGGTTCCACATCAACGAGCTGTGGCTCACCGTAGAGGAGTGTCTTCATCCAGAGATCTAACAAATTCTACCAATGATTCTGGTTCAGCAAATGACAGCAATGGAGGATATTTTGCACTCTTGAGAAGTTTCCTATCTTACTTGAATCCTCTCTCCTATCTTGGTAGTACTGCCAATTCATCAAATTCTGAACAGGAATCCCAAAACAGCATGTGGGAATATC GACCAAACCCTGCACTTCAGAACAACCTCAGAGCCAGAGGAACAGAGAGACCCTTTACTCGCCCCTCCCCAGATCAAAGCGGTTCTACCACCAGCAGAAGTGATGAAAGGAGCAAGCAACCAACAGCCTCCAGGTATGGGAGCAACATTCACACATTGAAGcatgatgaggatgatgatcGGTTCAGTGACAGAAACGCCTTCTGGAATGGGAACTCTACACAGTATGGTGGCAACAACAACGACAACTGA